A segment of the Nostoc sp. TCL26-01 genome:
TGGTGAGACTGGAGTCTCCGGTTCAGGGGGAAAGTCGCAACGCACCCCTTTTCCTAAAACCTGCACAGCAAATTGACTAGTTACAGTTTCCTCAGTTCCTGGATCAGTAGCAATTAATAATGTTAAATTCAATTGCTGACCACGACGACGGATTAACTCAGTAAAAAACATCCTTGCTAATGCACCAGCCTGATGAAAGCGATCGCAACTAATTACCCAAGGCGAGCGATCGGTCTGCTGATACCAAGCCGCTAACAAATCAATTAATCCATGTACAATCCGATAAGCTCGGTCAATGGGATAGTTACGCACACTCTCTTCAGCTTCAGCTGTGTCTGTCAAATTGGGGTTCCTGACAGTAATCTGGCGGCGTAATGTAGGCAAAACAATAGTTAATTCATAACTGTGTTTGTCAATTAATTCCGGTGCTTGGGCTTGGATTTCGGGCAGGATGGATGCAAACAAATCTTTAACACCAGCCCAGACTCCCTCTTCTTCAAAATCACAGTCGAGTAGCCAATTCTTCGCTCCCGCTTTTTGTGCCGCTTCCAACCACTGCTGTAAAATATGGTGACGTGAACGACCTGCTTCAGCTGCGAGGAAAATTACTTGACCAGTCCAATCTAGAGGTTGTATTAAATTACTATCTTGCCATTCCATAATTATTTACCTTTTTGACTTTTGCCCACTAATTATCCATAACCAAAAACCCATCATCTCAGGGACAAACATGAATCCGGCAATCAGGACATCTAAGCTGTTAAACTTAGCTCCATGTCTTAAATTCCCCAAAATTAACCCCAAATAGTTCCAAATCACCGGCACACCAATAAATATCAGAGAACTAAAAGCCACTACCCGACCTATCAGCCACACCAACGCATATATCCGAATCACCCTCATTTCCCGTGCGCTAATGTGAGACTGATCAATTTTGCGTATCCTGGGCAGAATTCGCGCCATCTGGTTACGTAGCCAGACTTCCGTATCTCTCATCAGACTCTTGCATCTCAAGAAATTAGCAATTACGTAGTAAAAGTCTGTCCGGACAAAGAAGTAACACTGCCAAAGTATCCCTAGTAGATAGGTGAGTAGAATCGCTTTAGTCAACTTCAGCCCTAGCAAAGGTAATTCGAGCCAACCATGATACTGGGCAAACAAAATCAAGATGAAAATCGCCGCACACACCCCATCTAGCAAAGGCCCAGCCAGTAATGGCAAGTAGCGCTGATTCCTGGGTACTCCCCAAATACCAGTCATATCTGTTTCTGCTACTAATATCCACAGGCGATGGCTAATTCCTAACCTGGATGAGACACCAACGGCTTTGGCAGCAACCAAATGCGCCATTTCGTGTAAAAATACTTTCACTAAGCCAGCCAGCATCAGCAGCAAACTCATCAATGCCCAATTTTCGGTGAAAAAGAAAGCATCCCAATTAGGTAAAATCGTGGGTGTCTGCCAAACTGCTAATAAAGCCACAGCCATCAGTACGCCACTACTAATTAACATTGGTCGGCTAAAGAATTTTTGTGCTAGCGATCGCGGAAAATTAGCAAAGTGATAGCGGCCTGAGTGAAAAAGTTTTTCCTGCTGCAAGCGAGTTGTTTCTGTCAAACCATCCGCCGCCAAAGAACTGACAAAGCCTCTATGCTCTAATAAGTCCAGCAAATCATCCAGATCAGGCACTTCACCATATTTCTGCTGATAAAATGACTGCACTTGTCCTACTGTCCAACCTGCTGCTAGCTTATCCAACAATTCCACAGCATCAATCGGCAAAACCAAATAAACAGCAATGTCCGGTCTTCCAATGACCACTTCGTTACCGTCAGGTTGTCGAGTGAAGGGATAAACGGCAACTAGCGTGTCAGTTACCCAACTACCCATGACTACTGATACCTCAGCTACTTCTCCATCTTGATGAGTTCAGAACTGTCGCCAGTCCTGAACCACATCTTTCGTCAGACTTTACAAGAATTGCTCATCGGTAATGGGTAAGTAATTCCTTCCAATTACCAATTACTAATTACCACTAGCACTTAGAAAGGCCAACCCGTACACAACCACCAAGGATAAGCGGCTGCTGCTGTTGTCTTCACTGTTTCTACTTCACGTACTTGAAACTTCTTCATGTTCAAGGATGTAGAGACAGGGGATTGAGTTTGAACTTGTGTGTTTTGCATGGTAATGTATTGTGAGGTAAAAATTGACAATCTAGGTTCGCTGTATTCAAAAATTGATTTGCGAACCTTTTACTATTGAAAACAAGTAAAGCTAAAAACTACTGAGTGACTTCGTTCGTTGTGCAAGTCTCAGATTAGAAAGCAAAAGGTAAGCACATCCACCAAGGATAACGTGCCGCTGCTGTTGTCTTCACAGTTTCTGCTTCCCGGACTGCAAATTTTTTCATCTTCAAAGTAGCAGGTGCGAAAGATTGAGCTTGTGTAGTTTCCATGATTAATTTCTCCGTAGTAAAAATTGACAACAGAGGTGTGCTGCAAAGTCAGCAGTTTTTCACCTCTTTTGTTTTTTCATCCGTCAAGTAAAAAGTTACGCAAACTGTTACATAACTTTATGTAGAGGCTTTTGTTGGGCAAAATTAGGTTCAATTAAAAAAATTTTGTATTTTACCATACATTAACGCGAATATACTGCTTCCAGCTTTGCTAAACATCAAGTTGTGCTAATATACAATTGGAGAAGTTGAGTTCGGTGATACGGATCTTGTTTTTAGAAATAACTGCAAGCGGCTCTCCGGATAAACATCTCTGCATCAATGGATTCTGGAGAGTTTCATGTCAATATACGTAGGGAACCTGTCCTACAACGTCACTCAAGACGACCTCACTAAAGTATTTTCCGATTACGGAGCAGTTACGCGCGTTCAGTTACCCACAGATAGGGAAACTGGGCGCGTTCGTGGTTTTGGTTTCGTAGAAATGGAATCATCAGCCGCAGAAGATGCGGCAATTCAGGCTTTAGATGGTGCAGAATGGATGGGGCGTGTAATGAAAGTTAATAAAGCTCGTCCACGGGAGGAGAGAAGCACTCGCTCCGGCGGTGGTAGTTGGGCAAAAAATAATGGTGGATACTCAGGACAATATTAAGTCTTGAGAAAATTTAGTATTTGCTGAAAATAAATCATTCCATAGTCAGCAGTTCAGTCAATGACTGAACTGCTTTTTCATGCAGATAATTATCGATTAAACCATTAATATCAAGTTACTAAGCATCTATTAATAGGTTATCATGATCATAGATACGGATGACAAACCAATAAAATTGAGATAATTGCAATACCGAATACTCAGCAGTTGAGGAATTAGCCTCTTGCCATAAAATATCAATATCATTGATGATATTGACACTAAAATAATGGGCAAAATAATGCCAGAGATTGATTCTCAGCTTTCTTGGCAGCCCAAACTAAAACTATGCTTCATTCTGGTTCCGAACGTGTTCAAAAATTACCACTACGTCTCATTTTAATTATTCCTTTTGTCATTCAAATTTTCGCCGCAGTTGGACTTGTCGGATATCTTTCTTTTAAGAATGGACAAAAAGCAGTTAATGTATTGGCTAACCAGTTAATGATGAAAGTAAATGGGCTAGTTACTCAACACTTAGATACTTATTTGGCTACACCGCATCAGATTAATCAAATCAATGTCCAGTCTATGAAGCTGGGAATGCTGAAATTAGAAAATTTTCAGACTACAGAGCGTTATTTTTGGCAAGAAATGCGAGTTTTTAATATTGGCTATATTAGCTTTGCTAATCCTCAAGGAGAATATATTGGTGTTGAACGCTTAGATAATGGTAACTTAATCATTAATACAGTTTCCCACAAAAAAGACAAAGAAAAACTTTATGTTTATACTACTGATAATCAAGGAAATCGACACCAACTCTTAGCAGTTAAAGATTATGATCCTCGTTTGGAAGCTTGGTATAGTGATGCAGTGAAAGTAGATAAACCTGTTTGGAGCCAAATTTACCAATGGGAAGATAAACCAGAAGTTTTGTCTGTAGCTGCGAGTTATCCACTGAAAAACAATAATAATCAATTGATTGGTGTGATTAGTGTGGATTTAATATTGTCACAGATTAGTAATTTTTTAACTAATTTAAAAATTGGTCAAACAGGGCAGGCTTTTATTGTAGAACGTTCTGGATTAATCGTGGCTTCTTCCACTGGAGAGCCACCATACAATATAATTAATGGTCAAGCACAAAGACTATCAGCCTTTAAAAGTAAAAATTATTTAATTCAAGAGACAGCAAATTATTTACAGCAAAAATTTGGGCAACTACAAAATATTCAACATAGTCAACAAGCTTCATTAGAATTGCAAGGTGAACCACATTTTGTGCAAGTAACACCTTGGCAAGACCAATTAGGTTTAGATTGGTTAGTAATAGTTGTTGTGCCTGAGCGCGACTTTATGGCACAAATTAATACTAACAACCGCACGACTATTTTACTGTGTTTGGCAGCGCTCACATTAGCCATAGTCATCGGTATCTACACTTCTCGGTGGATTACCCGTCCTATTTTACAACTAACTCAAGCAAGTAGTGCGATCGCCTCTGGTAACCTCGACCAAACAGTAGTAATTTCTAGTGTCCGAGAATTAAGTATTTTGTCCTCATCTTTTAATCAAATGGCAGGACAACTACGTGATACTTTTACTGCTTTAGAAAGGACTAATCAAGAATTAGAACAACGAGTCTTGGAACGCACAGCAGAAATTACAGCCGCTAAAGAAGCCGCCGATGCTGCTAACAGTGCCAAAAGTGAATTTTTGGCTAACATGAGTCATGAACTCCGCACTCCTCTCAATGGCATTCTCGGTTACGCTCAAATTCTCCAACTTGATCAAAATGCCACTGCACAGCAAATAAAAGGAGTGAATATTATTTATGAATGTGGTTCTCATTTACTAACTTTGATTAACGATATTTTAGATATTGCCAAAATTGAAGCCAGAAAACTAGAACTTAATCCCCAAGATTGTAATTTAGAAGACTTATTGTTGAGTGTTTGCGATATCTGCCGCATTAAAGCCGAGGAAAAAGCACTTGATTTTACTTTTAAAATGAATCAGCACATCTCCACAGCTATTTATGCTGATGAGAAACGTTTAAGGCAAGTTTTAATTAATCTTGTAGGTAATGCAATTAAGTTTACAGAAAAGGGAAATGTCACTTTTAGTGTAGAATTGGTTGACGATAATTCTAAAATATCAATTCCAGAGCCAAATCAGCAATTAACGATGGCTAAAATTAGATTTCAAATTGCAGATACAGGTATTGGGATGACGAGGGAGCAACTCCAAAAAATATTTCTCCCATTTGAGCAAGTCGGAGACAGTTTACACAAAGCTGCTGGCACAGGTTTAGGACTGACAATAAGTAGTCAAATTATAGAAATGATGGGTAGTCAAATTCAAGTTGATAGTATATATGGTCAAGGAACTAAGTTTTGGTTTGACCTAGATTTACCCATAATCAATACTGACTTACCTACTAAATCATCTCATGCCGATAAACATATTGTGGGATATGAAGGTCAGAAAAAAACCATTTTAGTTGTTGATGATATTTGGGAAAACCGTTCTATTATTGTCAAATTATTAATGGCGATTGGGTTTAATTTGGTTGAAGCTAGTAATGCACAAGAAGGTTTAGATCAAGCACATTTTTTTCAACCAGATTTAATTATTACTGATTTAGGAATGTCAGGAATTAATGGTTTTGAGATGATACAAACTTTACGCTCCTATGCAGAATTTCACGACACAGTGATTATTGCTTCTTCTGCCAGTGTATTTAACCACACACGCCAGCAAAGTCTCGATAGTGGTTGTAATGCTTTTCTCTCCAAGCCTGTGAAATTTGATGAATTGTTGGAGACTTTACAAAAACATCTCAATTTGATTTGGATTTATTCATCTGTCAATGATTATTCAGAGGAGGTTTACACAGATGTTAAGGAAATAATCTTTCCGCCTGTATCTGAGTTAGTGAGTTTATATCAAGCAGCCAAAACTGGTTATGTTGTTGGTATGCAAGAAGAAATTAACCGGATTCAACAAATAGATCGAAAATATGCAAATTTTGTAAATAAGGTATGTATGCTAATTAATGAGTTTGATGATGAAGCAATTGTAGAAATGATTCAACCTTATTTAAGTTATTAAATGTAATTTATAAAATTTGTTTTGATTTAATGACAAAACCCAACTGTATAATTACGATGTCTCACAGGATTATTAGATTGGCAATCTCATGACTCACTCGATTTTAATTGTAGATGATATCCCAACTAACATCAAGGTCTTATTTGAAATTCTCAATCAAGCTGGATTCAGAGTTTCTGTAGCCAAAAGTGGGCAAAGTGCTTTAGTTAAAGTTCAAGAATCATTACCTAATTTGATTTTATTAGATGTGATGATGCCAGGAATTGATGGTTTTGAAACTTGCCGTCGGCTAAAAGATAGTCCAAAAACAAAGGATATTCCCGTGATTTTTATGACAGCTCGCTCTGATACAGTTGATAAAGTCAAAGGGTTACAATTAGGAGCGGTTGACTATATTACCAAACCCATTGAAACTGAAGAAGTATTAGCAAGAATTAATCTTCACTTAGAACTGCGTCGGACTCAATTAAGGTTAGCTCAGGAAGAAAAAATGTCTACTTTGGGGCAATTAGTAGCAGGGATTGCCCACGAAATCAATAACCCGATCAATTTTGTCTATGGTAATCTAGTCCACGCTCAAAACTACATAACATCTTTATTAAAGTTAATTCATTTATACGAGATTCATACAGAGCAGATAATTCCAGAAATTCAAGCTTTCTCTAAAACTATTGAACTTGACTTTATTAAACAAGATTTACCCCATCTTTTATCTTCAATGACAATGGGAACAGAACGTGTTGAAGAAATTGTGCGATCGCTCCGTTTATTTTCTCGGTTAGATGATGGAGAATTTCAATTATTTAACTTACATCATGGAATTGATAGCACATTGATTATCTTAAGTAGCCGCATTAAAGCCACGCCCCAACACGATGCTATTAATATCATCAAAAAATATGGAAATTTGCCTTTAATTGAATGCTGTGCAGGGAAAATTAATCAAGTTTTTATGAATCTTTTATCTAATGCTATTGATGCAGTAGAAGAGTCATTTGAGCAGAACCCAACAGCAAATCACACTATTTATATTCGCACAGCAGTGACTAGTGACAAAAAGTCAATATCTGTAGAAATTACTGATGATGGTGTGGGAATGTCTTCTGAAGTTCGACAGAGGATATTTGAACAATTTTTTACGACTAAACCATTAGGTAAAGGTAATGGTTTAGGATTAGCGATCGCCTATGAAATTATTGTCGAAAAACACGGTGGTACTCTAGATGTAAAATCTTACCCAGGGCAAGGCACTCAGTTTTTAATTACTATTCCCATTCAACAGGTAGTTGTTTAATACAGAGTTGATTTTCCTAATAAATGGCTACGCTTTCTTTTGCGCCGAACTTGCTGCATTGGAAAAAATTTCTGATTTCTGTTTAGCTTGTTGATTTTGGTATCAATTATGGGAATTATAAGATAGTCCTCAACCAGTAAATTCATCATCAATATTTTAACATAACGTATAAATTTTTCTAAAAAATGCTTTATACATCAGCAGAAAATAATTTAATTTTAGTTGTAGATGATACTCTGACAAATCTAGAAATCATTTCCGAAGCCCTGGCTGAAGCAGGTTTTGTTGTAGTAACAGCAAACAATGGCGAGAAAGCACTCCAACAGGTGCAAATTAGATTACCAGATTTGATTTTATTAGATGTGATGATGCCGATAATGGATGGTTTTACCACCTGCAAACAGTTGAAGAGTAATCCAGCAACTCAAGATATTCCTATAATTTTCATGACGGCGATTACTGATACAAACAGTAAAGTTGATGCTTTAAGTTTAGGAGCAGTTGATTACATTACTAAGCCTTTTCACAAAGCAGAAGTATTAGCTCGTATTTCCACTCATCTACAACTGAGAAATTTGACTAAAACTTTAGAAAAACGAGTCTTAGAACGGACTAATGAACTTAACCAAACTTTACAAGAATTACAAGAATCACAACTGCAATTAATCCAACAAGAAAAAATGTCTGTGCTAGGACAATTAGTCATGGGAGTAGCTCATGAAATTAATAACCCAGTCAGTTGTATCTATGGCAATTTAGGTCATACTTTGACATATTTTCAGAATATCACTAAATTACTAAAACTCTATCAGCAATATTATCCTCATCCATCGCCAGAAATTCAAAACGAAATTATCGACATGGATTTAGAGTATGTATGTGCTGATTTGCCTAACTTAATCTTTTCGATGCAGGAAGGAATTCAGCGTATTCGAGAGATTAGCCATAGTCTACGGATTTTTTCTAGAGCCGATACAGAAAATAAAGTCCTCTTTAATATTCATGAAGGCATAGATAGTACCATTCTAATTCTTAAACACCGCTTGAAAGGTTGTGAAAACTATCCTGATATTGAAGTTTACAAAGATTATGGTGATTTAATCCCCATTAAATGCTTTCCTGGGCAACTCAACCAAGTATTTATGAACATCATATCTAACGCTATTGATGCTTTAGAAGAAGCAAATTCTGCGTATAAGATAGATAAAATAGCTACCCAAAATAATCAAATTACTATTCGGACAATGTTAAGTGAAAATGGGTATTATGTCTTAATTAAAATTAAAGATAATGGTTTAGGGATGTCAGAGGAAGTTAAACAAAAAATTTTTGATAATTTATTTACAACTAAACCAGTGGGAAAAGGCACAGGGTTGGGATTATCAATTGCTCGGCAAATCATTGTCCAAAAACATGGGGGTACACTGGAAGTTAATTCAGCCGTGGGTGAAGGCTCGGAATTTATCATCACTATTCCCATTGAGTAACCCTCTATGGTCAACTCTTTGAAACTCTCTTAACAATCAATTGGTGTAATAAGTGAATTTCCTGTTTGATTTGGGGAAATATATTGTTGTAGAGGTTGAGTTTCATAGAGTTAAATTGATGCTGAAAATAGTAGTAGCTCATAGCAACGACCCAGACTCCTTATTAGCTGTTCAAGAAGTGATTGGGCAATGTACAGATGCTCTTAAAGGTGACATTCCCCAAGCAGGAATTTTGTTTACAGCAATAGATTTTGATCACTGCCTCATACTACAACAAATTAACCAAGCATTCCCCAAAATTGATTTGATTGGTGGAACTACTGATGGAGAAATATCTTCAGTTTTGGAATTTCAGCAAGACTCAATAACTTTAATGTTATTCTGCTCAGATGAAGTAGAAATTCATGCAGGAGTCGGTCGTCAAGTTGCTGATGATCCTATTGCTGCAACCAAGCAAGCCGTAGAACAAGCAAAAGCCAAAAGTACTGCAACACCTCAATTATGCTTGACTCATCCAGAAAGTTTAACAATTAGTGGTGTGTCAATTTTAGACGGCTTAAAGCTGGCTTTGGGGGAAAAATTTCCCATATTTGGTGGATTAGCAGCAGATCAATCCAGATATCAAAATACTTACCAATTTTTCCAGACAGAAGTTCTCAGTGATGCTGTACCAATTCTTTTATTTTGTGGAAAAATTCTCTTTTCTCATGGTATAGCTAGTGGTTGGCTCCCTATTGGTAAAACTAGCACAATTACAAAAGTAGATAAAAATATAGTTTATGAAATCGATAATAAACCAGCTTTAGATTTCTATCGTTATTATTTAGATGAACTGCCACCTTCCATAGAATATCCTTTAGCTGTGTTTGCTCACAATGAAACGAGTTTTTATCTGAGAGCGCCAATTTCTTTTAATCCAGAAATAGGTAGTGTGACGTTCTTTGCAGATATTCCTGAGCAAGCCACGATTCAAATTTCTGAAGCTGGCAATCAAGATATTTTAGCTGCTTCTCAAGCTTCATTTATAACTGCTGTCAATAATTATCCAGGTATGGAACCAGCAGGGGTTTTGTTTTTTTCCTGTGCAGCGCGACGACAACTACTAGGAACAAAAACTCTCAAAGAGTATCAAAACACTAGAAATATTCTCAATACTGATTTACCTGCTTGTGGATTTTATTCTAATGGGGAAATTTCCCCTATAGAATCATCTGGTGAAACACAATTCCATAATGAGACTTTTGTCACTTTGATTTTAGGAACTCGTTAAATATTCATGGATAGTATGGATTGTCAGCAGGAAATTCAAAAACTAGAAAAATCTCATAGAGTCTTGCAAAAAAAGCTAGAACGCTCAGAATTAGACCTAGTTAAGTTAGAAGAAACTAATTCTAAGAAACAAGCTTTGCTGAAGAAAGTAATTGAGGAATTGCGAGAATCACAAGGACAGTTACAAGAAAAAAGCCAGGAACTAGAAAATACATTAATGAATCTGCGGACAATGCAAGATAAAATGTCAGCTTTAGGTGGTCTAGTGGCTGATGTCGCTCACGAAATCAATAACCCTGTAGGATTCATTGTCGGTAATTTAACTCCGGCGTTGGAGTATATTCATGATTTACTGCATTTAATTGATTTGTATCAGCATTACTATCCCCACCCAGTTGCAGAAATTAAAACAGAACTTTCAGAAAGGGATTTTGATTATGTCCGTGAGGATTTACCTAAGCTAATTGCCTCAATGAAGGAAGGGACTGACCGGATTAGCAATATTAGCAATAGCTTGCGAACTTTTTCCCGGACTGATACAGAACATAAATTATCATTTAATATTCATGAAAGTATCAACAGTACTCTTTTTATTCTCAAACATCGCTTAAAAAGTAATTCACTTCGTCCTGAAATCAAAATAGTGAAAAATTATGGAGAACTCCCGGCGATAAAATGTTTTCCTGGACAACTAAGTCAGGTATTTATGAATATTTTTGCTAATGCAATTGACGCTTTAGAAGAGTCAGTTGTCATTAATCAGTCTTCAGTAATCAATGATCATCAAGAATTGCCTATTAATCATCCTACAATTACGATTCAAACTACCCTAACTGCTTATAATAAGTCTGCTGTGATTCAAATTCGAGATAATGCTTTGGGAATGTCAGAAGAAGTCAAGTCAAGAATATTTGAACATTCCTATACGACGAAACCAGTGGGTAAAGGTACTGGTTTGGGTTTGGCGATCGCTCACCAAATTATTGTCCAAAAACACAAGGGAAGTCTAGAAGTCAATTCTACTTTAGGAGTAGGTTCTGAGTTTGTGATTACTCTGCCAATTGCCGGAGATTTTGAGGATGATGTGGCTATTCAATAAGTGCGACAGCATCTGACAAGCGATCGCAGGCTGCCGATGCTTTGACTTTGCACTCATTGTACACACCAAATTTTTAATTTGATGGGGTTCTTATACTCATTTATACTCCTTTGGAGAAGCAAGCTACATCCCCCAGTCACATAGAATTCAATTCTGAATTCTGGCCCCTGACTCCTGAATTCTATTTG
Coding sequences within it:
- a CDS encoding response regulator → MLYTSAENNLILVVDDTLTNLEIISEALAEAGFVVVTANNGEKALQQVQIRLPDLILLDVMMPIMDGFTTCKQLKSNPATQDIPIIFMTAITDTNSKVDALSLGAVDYITKPFHKAEVLARISTHLQLRNLTKTLEKRVLERTNELNQTLQELQESQLQLIQQEKMSVLGQLVMGVAHEINNPVSCIYGNLGHTLTYFQNITKLLKLYQQYYPHPSPEIQNEIIDMDLEYVCADLPNLIFSMQEGIQRIREISHSLRIFSRADTENKVLFNIHEGIDSTILILKHRLKGCENYPDIEVYKDYGDLIPIKCFPGQLNQVFMNIISNAIDALEEANSAYKIDKIATQNNQITIRTMLSENGYYVLIKIKDNGLGMSEEVKQKIFDNLFTTKPVGKGTGLGLSIARQIIVQKHGGTLEVNSAVGEGSEFIITIPIE
- a CDS encoding RNA-binding protein; this translates as MSIYVGNLSYNVTQDDLTKVFSDYGAVTRVQLPTDRETGRVRGFGFVEMESSAAEDAAIQALDGAEWMGRVMKVNKARPREERSTRSGGGSWAKNNGGYSGQY
- a CDS encoding sensor histidine kinase — its product is MDSMDCQQEIQKLEKSHRVLQKKLERSELDLVKLEETNSKKQALLKKVIEELRESQGQLQEKSQELENTLMNLRTMQDKMSALGGLVADVAHEINNPVGFIVGNLTPALEYIHDLLHLIDLYQHYYPHPVAEIKTELSERDFDYVREDLPKLIASMKEGTDRISNISNSLRTFSRTDTEHKLSFNIHESINSTLFILKHRLKSNSLRPEIKIVKNYGELPAIKCFPGQLSQVFMNIFANAIDALEESVVINQSSVINDHQELPINHPTITIQTTLTAYNKSAVIQIRDNALGMSEEVKSRIFEHSYTTKPVGKGTGLGLAIAHQIIVQKHKGSLEVNSTLGVGSEFVITLPIAGDFEDDVAIQ
- a CDS encoding sensor histidine kinase, with product MTHSILIVDDIPTNIKVLFEILNQAGFRVSVAKSGQSALVKVQESLPNLILLDVMMPGIDGFETCRRLKDSPKTKDIPVIFMTARSDTVDKVKGLQLGAVDYITKPIETEEVLARINLHLELRRTQLRLAQEEKMSTLGQLVAGIAHEINNPINFVYGNLVHAQNYITSLLKLIHLYEIHTEQIIPEIQAFSKTIELDFIKQDLPHLLSSMTMGTERVEEIVRSLRLFSRLDDGEFQLFNLHHGIDSTLIILSSRIKATPQHDAINIIKKYGNLPLIECCAGKINQVFMNLLSNAIDAVEESFEQNPTANHTIYIRTAVTSDKKSISVEITDDGVGMSSEVRQRIFEQFFTTKPLGKGNGLGLAIAYEIIVEKHGGTLDVKSYPGQGTQFLITIPIQQVVV
- a CDS encoding hybrid sensor histidine kinase/response regulator, whose amino-acid sequence is MLHSGSERVQKLPLRLILIIPFVIQIFAAVGLVGYLSFKNGQKAVNVLANQLMMKVNGLVTQHLDTYLATPHQINQINVQSMKLGMLKLENFQTTERYFWQEMRVFNIGYISFANPQGEYIGVERLDNGNLIINTVSHKKDKEKLYVYTTDNQGNRHQLLAVKDYDPRLEAWYSDAVKVDKPVWSQIYQWEDKPEVLSVAASYPLKNNNNQLIGVISVDLILSQISNFLTNLKIGQTGQAFIVERSGLIVASSTGEPPYNIINGQAQRLSAFKSKNYLIQETANYLQQKFGQLQNIQHSQQASLELQGEPHFVQVTPWQDQLGLDWLVIVVVPERDFMAQINTNNRTTILLCLAALTLAIVIGIYTSRWITRPILQLTQASSAIASGNLDQTVVISSVRELSILSSSFNQMAGQLRDTFTALERTNQELEQRVLERTAEITAAKEAADAANSAKSEFLANMSHELRTPLNGILGYAQILQLDQNATAQQIKGVNIIYECGSHLLTLINDILDIAKIEARKLELNPQDCNLEDLLLSVCDICRIKAEEKALDFTFKMNQHISTAIYADEKRLRQVLINLVGNAIKFTEKGNVTFSVELVDDNSKISIPEPNQQLTMAKIRFQIADTGIGMTREQLQKIFLPFEQVGDSLHKAAGTGLGLTISSQIIEMMGSQIQVDSIYGQGTKFWFDLDLPIINTDLPTKSSHADKHIVGYEGQKKTILVVDDIWENRSIIVKLLMAIGFNLVEASNAQEGLDQAHFFQPDLIITDLGMSGINGFEMIQTLRSYAEFHDTVIIASSASVFNHTRQQSLDSGCNAFLSKPVKFDELLETLQKHLNLIWIYSSVNDYSEEVYTDVKEIIFPPVSELVSLYQAAKTGYVVGMQEEINRIQQIDRKYANFVNKVCMLINEFDDEAIVEMIQPYLSY
- a CDS encoding FIST signal transduction protein, translated to MLKIVVAHSNDPDSLLAVQEVIGQCTDALKGDIPQAGILFTAIDFDHCLILQQINQAFPKIDLIGGTTDGEISSVLEFQQDSITLMLFCSDEVEIHAGVGRQVADDPIAATKQAVEQAKAKSTATPQLCLTHPESLTISGVSILDGLKLALGEKFPIFGGLAADQSRYQNTYQFFQTEVLSDAVPILLFCGKILFSHGIASGWLPIGKTSTITKVDKNIVYEIDNKPALDFYRYYLDELPPSIEYPLAVFAHNETSFYLRAPISFNPEIGSVTFFADIPEQATIQISEAGNQDILAASQASFITAVNNYPGMEPAGVLFFSCAARRQLLGTKTLKEYQNTRNILNTDLPACGFYSNGEISPIESSGETQFHNETFVTLILGTR